CAGAAGCAAAGTGAAACCGAGGAAAATCTTCACACAGTCGGGCTGGGTCTTTCCCTTTCTGGGACCgactctctcactctctctcgctgcgtttagcagggcattCTGTTTGCTCATTTGTCCAAACGCGTGACAAATATTTCATTAGGCATTTGTGCACACTTTGTTGCTGCCTGGCACTGTCGGTCGCATGGCAGTTGCTGAAGTGCCTTTTAGCCCCAAAAGCTGCAACTTTGTAGGGCCACAGAGATGGGCAGGAAGAGACTGTTCTGTTGCATAATCTCAGTCAGTACTCTCGGTGTAAACACTTCGGGGCAAAGGCACGAGCGTGCGTATGTTTATTATTTTCACTACTCAATTAAGTTAAATTAATTTTGAAATTGATAATTGCTTGGCCGGGTCCGGGTCTAGGTCTGGCTCTGTGTGGCAACTGTTTGGCTGCCAGTCAAAATGGCTGCAGGAGCAGCATAGGATGCAGgcaagggcgcagccaagtgCAATAGCAACGGAGCAACGGAGTGCCAGAGTGGCAGAGGCATAGAtatgtctgtgtgtgcgttgCTTTATGCAAATGCAATTAAAATTTCAACAATGCAAACATTTACTTCCGTTGCAACAAATGTCGTCGTGCCTGccccacctcctcctcctccgaccAAGCCTCTGGCAGCCCGCATCTTCATAGAGTCATCATCAagagcagcagaggcagagccagaggcagaggcagaggcagaggcaggagcatcagaggcagcagcatcagcaacagcattTACCTGGCCACACCTCAGCCACAATTTGGCGTTTTGCATTAGTCTATGTTTGTCTTGCGATAATTGTATGACTATGTAATTGTATTTGAACAAATGTGTGATTGTGTGCGTTTGCCGTGTGTGTCATGAGTGcaccgtgtgtgtgtgtttgagtgGCATGCAGGAGCATGCAACACACAGCCACGTATTTGGGTATCCTTTGAACTAATGAGGTAGATCTTCGTCTAATTGCTGGCTGATGCTTTGTGGCCAAATAAAATGCGAATAGACTGAGTGCAATTGGAGCCTGCCTCCTCAAACTAATGAAGCTGATTACGAGTACTTAAGGATACAGAGTGGGCATAAGTATATCCTCTAAGAGTGGAGTGATCTGCAATGGTAGCACACATTTCATCAGGAAGGGCCATTTCAGAGCCTTGCCTTTGGCTGCACTTTGGTTTGGTTGCAATTAAATCAGTTGTTGCAACAAAAATTCCAGTGTTGCTTGCTCCCTTTTTTACAATCAACATAAAacagaagaaaataaaaacaagCGAAAGGGGCCAGGCAGAAGTCAAATGATTGCAGCTGGCAACTGGGGGCCATGGGCATTCCATCTTCATCAAAGGCCCCGGGaacagtggcagaggcagtggcggaggcagaggcagctgTGCCATCTTCATGGTACACAGCAATGTTGCATGCCTCACTATTCGATTGGCTTCatccacacagacacagacgcAGGCGGCGGATAGGAGGATGTGGTGCATACTTGTGTGCCTCCCCAATCAATTGGCATGGGAAACAGCGGCAAGAATCATCGCTCCTTCTTctaggggctgctgctgcttccaaGTGGGTGGTGGAGTGGTTGGTGAAGTGGTTGCCGGAGTGGTTGTTCTGGTGGTTGCCTCATTTGACTGCCTCGACCTCGACTATGAGTCATCTAAACAAAATCAAACGCCACTGGGACCTGTACAGGTGTGAAATCTGCTTCGAATTTATTTGTTCTTGGTAGCCACAATTGTTTAGATTTCGAACTACTCGCCACACACCACACTCGTATCTTTCCGTTGGTTTTTGGGGGTCTTCTACTTTTTTGGGATTCCTTTATTGTTTGCCATGAAATTAAATGTAATTTGTTTTCGTTCTTGAGATTGGCGGCTAAGTGCACGCACTTGTGGAGTAAGTGCCGCCAGCCAGTGCTATTCTTGCGGCTCATTAGCAGGCGCTTTATTTATGATGGCCATTGCAGCATTGCAGCATTCCAGCCCCAGATGCACTTGTTGCCTGCCTCCCAGGCATTTACAAACAATTAAACGATCGTGAATATCTATGGAATGGATGTGAAgtgtatataaaaaaatatctTAGAGCTACTTATGAGAACGGGGGGTGTTTCTGTGGCCTGATTTGGTTTCTGCTTACTTCGGTATGCAAGGGATTTAAGCAGTACATGCTCTGTGGGAACGAGTTCTGAAATCTAGAAAATAAAACTCGCTTGAGAGACTTCTTTCAATCAATTTAAAAACTTATTTGTGGCTCCTTTTAAGATGGCCAAATGACTATGATTAGACGCGAAATCATGATTCCAGGTGGAGTCTGATCTAAAAAAAGGGCAGAGCTTTTGCCGCATGCTCCACCCTAAGTCTATGTCCCGATTCCCATTTAAACTATTATCAGCACTTATTGATGCTGCTCCTCCCATCCCGATGCCATTGTGCGGCCGCAGTACAATGAACAATGGATGGCTATTGTGAGGGGGCTTAAGCGGCCCTATTTCTGGCCTCTACCAGTTGCCCTGCCTGTTAATTGGCCCGCTTCGACTGCTGCTTTGATCTTGGCTATTAGCGGGCAAAATCCTTTTCATTCAGGCCGAAAACAGGTCAGAGCCAGGGCAGTGCTTTGTGGCCTGCAGTGCAAAGAACTATTTATTGTTCAATGTCTGGGGGGCAGTGGGGCAGGGCAAAACAAGTACAAGTACAAGTATATCTTGTACTCTTATTATTGTAAAGTTTCCGCCGAATTTAGCATTTCCTCTGTTTGTTTGACATTTATGTGGGGGCTGGCTGTGGATTGTGGCCTGTGGCCGGGACTTTGGCTTCTGTCGGGGGTTTACATGACATGTGTAACTTATTTGACGATTGCGCCAACTGTTTATGCTCGTGTCACGTGGCATCCGCCACATGTGGCAATAACAATATTTTTCCCTCGACTCCCTTGTTCTGGGAACAAGAGGATGTAGAAGATGGAGAAGGATTTTGCGTAATCAGCAGCCGCCGTCGCGTACAACAACGAAATCATGAACTGATTTTGTGGTTTCTGCCGTCTCAGCAGATTTCTGGCTGCTGGCTTCTGCTTTCAGGGGAACTGCCCAATTAATAGCGCTTCTTTTGGAGTTTGTCCCGGCCGTGGTCCTGGTCGTGGTCGGTAGGTAGCAGTGGCATATCCTGTTTCTATGACGCAATGCCATGGGAGGCGTCTGGGTGACGCCGCCTCCAGCGCTCCACGTTCAGCGCGAGCTCAATGGACTGTGAAATGTGTGCCgtttgccgttgccgttgcctttGTCGttgtcctggtcctggtccttgCCAAAGCAATAGGTGTCCTGGCATTGGTTTCAAAAGGGAAATGCGCTCAAATTGCATTAAAATGCCAACACAGAAGCATAAAAATTATGGCCACACTTGGCGTCCTGCCCCTGACTCCGGCTGCTGTCATAAGCAGCACGCCTGCTGtgccaccaaggaccaggcaCCAGGCACCAGGCACCAGGCACCATGCACCAGGACGGAAGGAGCAAGCGCCATCCGTCGAAGGCGTCCAAGCGTAACAAAACGAAGGCTCTCCTCCTTGCACGCAGCGTCagaaattaaattggcaaGCCCCCAACAATGGGGCAAGGCAAGCTTTGCCTGTGCAACATTGAACGCTTTTGACATATTCACGCAACTTGTCCTCGGGCGTGTCGTCCTCCTTGGCCtcggctgccactgccactgcggctgcctctgctgctgctgctgcggcgtcTCCCTGTCTGCGGCATAATCATATATTCTCCGGCGTGGTACTTATTATTTGCCTGTTCTTTTCCTTTCCTCTGCTTTCCTGCTCCTCCGTTTTTCgtgtttgctttttttttggcaaatcgGCAGGAAGTGCTGCTAAATTATGTCTTGTTTATGTGGCATTGCATATTTATGGTCGCCCCGGCGCATAATAAAAAATTGTTACCGAAGAAATTGCAAATTTTACTTGACCAAGTCTTGCGATATTCTGTTCCCCCTTACCCCTGCCAACCCCCCGCTATCCAGTGACCTGCTGGCTGCACTCGCATCCCACCCTCTTCTGCATTTTTGTGGCAAAAACAAGTTCAATGTTTGCTTGCTCTGGCCAGAGAGAGCATAAACAAGTTCATCATGTTGCCTTTTGTCGCTGGGAAGCCGAAGCCCCACAAAAGTTTATTTGTGCCCCTTCGCTGGACGTGCTCCGGcctggtgtggtgtggtgtggtgtggtctCTCTTTGAGAAAGTCCCCAACCCACAGTGCACACAGTCCACTGTCCACAGTCCCTTTCCGCCTGTTGCTTCGTCTTTAATGAGTCTGTAGATGTCCAAGCATGCGGCAAAGTCAACAAATATTTGCAACAAGTCAACACGTGACGCAGTGTCGTTGGGTTTAATGAATGGAACCTAGTATTGGCTCTCTGTTATTGGGCGAGGTTATGGCTTTGAGTGGCGTTTAATTAAATCGATTTCCACTTTCCTCATTTCAGTACAACTGCCTTGATAGCATTCATTGTACTGGCTGGCATACCCGACTCCCAGAGTAGATTTGTAAGTATAGCCAAACGATTCCCCAAAGGTCTTTCCCTGATCCCATTCACTGAACGCCCCATACACAGCCCGGACTGAGACAAAAAAGACAATATGGCGCGAATATGTATTTGCCGGAGAGTTCCGTGACGCCCGGCGGAGAGGGCGACGATCCCAATGAGTGGACGGAATGGAGCTCGCCCTCGGACTGCTCCCGAACATGTGGAGGCGGTGTGTCCTACCAGACGCGCGAATGCCTGCGCCGAGAGTGAGTAGAATGCCCCACAGATCCTATAGAATCCCTTTTCCGAGCTAGTCCCTAATCCATCAGCTACAATGGCGAGGCAGAGTGCAGCGGCGGCAATCGTCGCTACTATTCGTGCAACACGCAGGACTGTCCGGAGGAGGACCCCGACTTCAGGGCCCTGCAGTGCTCGCGCTTCGACGACCAGAGGTTCGACGGAGTCATGTACGAGTGGGTGCCCTACTTGGGTGCCCCGAATCCGTGCGAGCTGAACTGCATGCCCAAGGGCGAGCGCTTCTACTATCGCCAGAAGGAGAAGGTCGTCGACGGCACCCGTTGCAACGACAAGGACAACGACGTGTGCGTCAACGGACAGTGCATGCCCGTGGGCTGCGACATGATGCTGGGCAGCGATGCCAAGGAGGACAAGTGCCGCAAGTGCGGCGGCGACGGCAGCACCTGCAAGACCATCCACAATACCTACAGCTCCAGTGATCTGGCCCCCGGCTACAACGATCTGCTGCTCGTGCCCCAGGGCGCCACCAACATTAAAATCCTGGAAACTGCGCCGTCGAACAACTATCTGGCCTGCCGCAACCTGTCGGGCCACTACCATCTGAATGGCAACTGGCGCATCGACTTCCCCCGCCCCATGTTCTATGCGGATTCGTGGTGGAACTACCAGCGTAAGCCCATGGGATTTGCCGCCCCCGATCAGTTGACCTGCCCCGGCCCCATCTCCGAGAGCATCTTCATCGTGATGCTGGTGCAGGAGAAGAACGTGAGCATAGACTACGAGTACAGCATTCCCGAGTCCCTGAGCCACAGCCAGCCGGACACCCACACGTGGACGCATCGCGAGTTCGGTCCGTGCAGCGCCTCCTGCGGCGGCGGCACTCAGTCGCGCAAGATCACGTGCAACAACCGCGTCAACCTCCAGGAGGTCGATGCGGCTCTCTGCGAGAAGGAATCCAAGCCCGCTGAAGAGCAGGCCTGCGGCACAGAGCCTTGTGCCCCACACTGGGTGGAGGGCGAGTGGAGCAAGTGCTCCAAGGGCTGCGGCTCTGATGGCTTCCAAAATCGAACAGTCACCTGCGAACGAATCTCCTCCGATGGGTAAGAGTCAGCTGATCATTAATCGAAGGATCAATCCTAATAAAGGTTTATCTATCAGCGAACATACGGTTGAGGACGATTCAGTGTGCCTGAAGGAGGTTGGCAACAagcctgccactgcccaggAATGTAATCGGGATGTCAAGAACTGCCCGAAGTACCACTTGGGTCCCTGGACACCCTGCGACAAATTGTGCGGCGAGGGCAAGCAGACCCGCAAGGCCACCTGCTTCATCAAGGAGAACGGAAAGAAGCGTGTCCTGCCCGACGAGGACTGTGTGGAGGATAAGCCAGAGGTGGAGAAGACCTGCCTTCTGACCCCTTGCGAGGGTGTTGACTGGATCATCTCCCAATGGAGTGGAGTAAGTATTAGAGAGACATTTTTCCTAGATCCCTACTAATGTGGCATCATCTTTTAGTGCAATGCTTGCGGCCAGAACACGGAGACCCGCACCGCTATTTGTGGGTCAAAGGATGGCAAGGAATATCCAGAGGAGTTCTGTCAGCCAGAGGTACCTTCTCTGTCCAGACCCTGCAAATCGCCCAAGTGCGAGGCGCAGTGGTTCTCATCGGAGTGGAGCAAGTGCTCCTCCGCCTGCGGCAAGGGTGTTCAGTCTCGCATCGTCATCTGCGGAGAGTTCGATGGCAAAACCGTGACCCCAGCCACCGACGACACCAAGTGCAACAAGGAAACGAAACCGGAGTTGGAGCAAGATTGCGAGGGCGAGGAGAAGGAGTGCCCTGGAGAATGGTTCACTGGACCATGGGGCCAGTGTAGCAAGCCCTGCGGCGGAGGTGAACGTACTCGCGAGGTATTGTGCCTTGCCAATGGCACCAAGGCCCTGAACTGCGACGAATCCAAGCTGGAATCCATATCCGAGAAGTGCAATTCCGAGGCCTGCACTGAAGATGAAATCCTGCCCCTGACAAGCACCGACAAACCCATTGAGGACGATGACGAGGACGACTGCGATGAGGATGACATGGAATTGGTCACAGATAGTCTGCCAGGCGATCAGAAGATTTCCGACGGTGTCGATCTCGACGATGATGCCAAGACGGAGTCCACGCTCTTCACCGAAGAACTGATGCTAAGCGATAGCCCCGATACGACTGCATTCGATGAGTCTGCCTCGACTGGCACTACGGTTGAGGGATCAGGAGATGATGAGTCCACGACGGACAGCGGTATTTCGACCGAAGGAAGCGGAGACGATGAGGAAACATCTGAATCATCTTCAGATGCGTCAACAGACGTGTCCGGCTCCACAGATGCGTCGAGCTCCAGCGAATCAAGCGACGCCACATCCGATGCCCCTGCATCAACAGTCTCCGATTCTAGTGAATCTACCGATCAATCCACTGATGTTTCTGGTGGCTCGACAGACGCATCGAGCGCCACTGAATCGTCCAGCTCAGTGGATACCTCTGAATCTACAGATTCTTCCAGCTCTACAGATGTGCCCGCCTCGACGGATGTCTCAGGCTCCACAGATACTTCAGACTCCACAGAGGCTTCTAGCTCAACGGACTCATCCAGCGAATCTTCAGACTCCTCTGACAAGACATCTGATACCAGCGAATCATCCACTGATGCGGCTTCGTCATCGGCGTCTGATTCCAGCGACACCACTGAAGGTTCTACCGATTCCACTGACGTTTCCAGCTCAACGGAGAGCTCCTCTGACAGTACCAGTGATGGCACTTCGTCTTCGACCGATTCTTCTGCATCGACTGAATCCACTTCCGAAGAAACCACGGAAACTACACCCGAAACCTCGACCGACACAACTGAGTCCTCAACCCTGGATGCATCTTCAACCACTGATTCTTCCTCCACGAGTGATGCTTCATCCAGCACCGATGCTTCTTCGACCAGTGGAGCTTCAAGCGAGAGTTCATCAGATGGCAGCTCATCAGACACTACCGATACCACaccttcctcctcctcttccggCTCGGACAGCACTGAAACCACTGAGTTGTCGAGCGACGGATCGACGACTGAGGGCGGAAGCACTGTTGAAGGTTCCACTGATGTCAGCTCCAGCGATGGATCCACCGAATCTCCCGAATCAACCTTGTCCACGGAATCGACAGAGGCAGCGAGCACGGGCTCAACAGAAAGCACTGAGGCTGGATCAAGCGAAGGCTCAACCACAGAAGGAAGCACTGTTGAGGATGTATCTAGTTCCACAAGCTCATCAGATGCCACGGAATCGACTTCCACAGATTCATCATCATCCACTGACGTTTCTGGATCAACAGATCAATCCGAATCCACCGAATCCACAGATTCGGGATCCTCGGGATCTACCGATGCTTCTGAGTCTACAGAAAGCGGAGGCACCACTGACACCACTGAGAGTGGCCCGACCGAGGAGAGTACCTCCGAAGGATCCACCGATAGCACCACTGAGGGATCTACAGACAGCTCCCAGTCCACGGAGCTTGGAAGCGGTACCAGCGACATTTGGAGCTCCACTGACAATGAGGAAGAGTCAAGCACTCCCAACACCTGGGAGTCGGCCATCACCAAGGACAAGCCCCGCAAGTGCAAGCCCAAGAAGAGGGACTGCGTCAAGTCCGAGTACGGATGCTGTCCAGATGGCAAGACCACGCCCAAGGGACCTTTCGATGAGGGCTGTCCCATTCCCAAGACTTGCGCTGACACCAAATACGGTTGCTGCTTGGACGGAGTATCCCCGGCCGAGGCAAGAACAACAAGGGTTGTCCCAAATCCAATGCGCCGAGACTCTCTTCGGGTGCTGTCCCGACAAATTCACCGCTGCCGAGGGCGAGGACAACGAGGGATGTCCCGAGACAACCACCGTGCCACCCACCACAACCACGGAAGAGTCACTGCCAGAATCCACCACCGAGATCGAGGGATCCGGTGGAGACTCCACTCAGGCACCCGATCTTGAGGGCAAGTCCTGCTCCTTCGCCGAGTTTGGCTGCTGTCCGGATGCCAAGACCCCGGCGAAGGGCAAGAACTTCGAAGGCTGTGACGCACCAGCAGAAGGACCCAAGGGCTGCGATCAGTCCGAGCATGGATGTTGTCCGGATGGTCGCACACCTGCCGCTGGTCCTGGAGGTGAGGGCTGCGCGGCCTGCACTCGCGAACAGTTCGGCTGCTGTCCCGACTCTGAGACACCGGCTCATGGACCCAACGGCGAGGGCTGCTGCCTGGACACGTCCTTCGGCTGCTGTCCCGACAATATTCTGGCTGCCCGAGGACCCAACTTCGAGGGCTGCGACTGCCACTACACTCCTTACGGCTGCTGTGCGGACAAGAAGACTGCCGCCCGTGGATACAACCAGGAGGGATGTGCCTGCGAGACCACTCCGCACGGCTGCTGTCCCGACAAGATCACGGCCGCCAAGGGACCCAAGTTCGACGGCTGCCCCTGCGAGACCACGCAGTTCGGCTGCTGCCCAGACGGACTCACATTCGCCAAGGGACCCCACCACCACGGCTGCCACTGCACCCAGACGGAGTTTAAGTGCTGCGAGGACGACAAGACACCGGCCAAGGGTCCCAACTTCGAAGGATGCACGTGTGTGGAGAGCAAGTTTGGCTGCTGTCCCGATGGCATCAGCAGTGCCACGGACGAGAAGTTCGGCGGCTGCGAGAATGTCCAGGAGCCACCGCAGAAGGCCTGCGCCCTGCCCAAGGAGACGGGCACCTGTGGCAACTTCAGCGTCAAATACTACTTCGATACCAACTACGGCGGATGCGCTCGGTTCTGGTATGGCGGCTGCGATGGCAATGCCAATCGCTTCGAGACGGAGGCGGAGTGCAAGGACACCTGCCAGGAGTACACCGGACAACATGTGTGCCTGCTGCCCAAGAGCGTCGGACCGTGCCAGGGCTTCACCAAGAAGTGGTACTTCGACACCGACCGCAACCGGTGCGAGGAGTTCCAGTACGGCGGCTGCTACGGCACCAATAACCGATTCGATAGCCTCGAACAGTGCCAGGGCACATGTGCTGTCAGTGAGAGTATCCGTAAGTCGAACTGTCTAACTGTCTGACGGTGTGGCCGTGTCCTCCAATCTAAACTAAACTTCTGTTTCCGCCTGCAGCCACCTGCGAACAGCCTGTGGAGAATGGACCTTGTGCCGGAAACTATGAGCGTTGGTACTACGACAACCAGACCGACATCTGTCGTCCCTTCACCTACGGCGGTTGCAAGGGCAACAAGAACAACTATCCGACGGAGCACGCCTGCAGCTACAGTTGTCGCCAGCCGGGCGTACTCAAAGGTTTGGGATCTGATCTATTTCCATCTTTCGTTTTACCTGTTCTGTACTATTGGGGAGTTACCGGCAATGTGTTGCTTGGGGTTATTGTTAGTCTTAAGCTTAAGCCTGATTCTCTATCCTGGTTAACGGTATGTTCTTCCTACACTCTCCTTTTCCTCCTATTGCTTGAACTTGGTTTATTGTATGCGCATGATTGCTTGCTTGGTTACTTGCTATGCCGAATACCCGTATCCGAACACCCGTTCCGTATCCTGAATCTACACCTGCATCCTTCCTGCACCTACCACCTACCACCTACCACCTATGACCCACcaccaccaacaccaccaaAACCTCAGAGCAATGCTCACTTCCTAAGCAAACTGGTGATTGCAGCGAACGGCACGCCAGGTGGCACTTCTCCGAGAGCGAGAAGCGCTGCGTGCCCTTCTACTACACTGGTTGTGGTGGCAACAAGAACAGCTTCCCCTCATTGGAGTCCTGCGAGGACCATTGTCCCCGGCAAGTTGGTAAGCTTTAAATGTTGTTGTGGCTGCTTTCAATGTGTGCACCGAAGCCTCGCCAGAACATACGTTCGATTAACACACTCTCCTcctctgtgtgtgtgactTAGCCAAGGACATCTGCGAGATCCCCGCGGAGGTGGGAGAATGCGCCAACTATGTCACCGCCTGGTACTACGACACCAAGGATGAGAGCTGTCGCCAGTTCTACTACGGCGGCTGCGGCGGCAACGAGAATCGCTTTGCCAGCGAGGATGCCTGCCTGGCGCGCTGCGAGAAGAAGCCCGAACCCCCAACGCCacccccagccccagcccccagcACCGTGGATGTGTGTCGCGAGCCCGCGAGCGTCGGAGACTGCGATCAGTACACCCTCAAGTGGCACTTTGACGGAGAGAGCGGCGCATGTCGCCAGTTCTACTATGGCGGCTGTGCTGGCAACGGCAATCGCTTTGAGACTGAGTCCGACTGCCAGGCGCGCTGTGTCAGCCCCCAGGCTCCACCACCAGAGACTAGACGACCTGCTCCGCCAGAGACTAGGGAGCCTCCTCCATCTGCTGCTGTCCACCAGTGTGATCAGCCAGCTGCCGCGGGCGACTGCGATCAGTATGTGCTCAAGTGGAACTTCAACGCGACTGCCGGTCGCTGCCAGCAGTTCTACTATGGCGGCTGCGGCGGAAACGATAACCGCTTCGAGTCTGAGCAGGATTGCTCGGCTCGCTGCGCTCCCAGCGTAGATAATCGTTTCGGAGAACCAGAGCCAGAACCCGAGGAGCCCCGCTCAGAGCCGGATACGGCCAAGTGCTTCCTACCCGCCGAATCGGGCAACTGCTACGACAACGAGACCCGCTGGTTCTACAACAGCCAGGAGGGACTCTGCGACGAGTTCGTCTACTCGGGCTGCGGCGGCAATGCCAACAGCTATGCCACCGAGGAGGAGTGCCAGAACGAGTGCAATGATGCCCAGACCACCTGCTCCCTGCCACCGGTGCGCGGTCGCTGCGATGACATCTCTCGTCGCTGGTACTTCGACGAACGCAGTGGCGCCTGTCACGAGTTCGAGTTTACCGGCTGCCGCGGCAATCGCAATAACTTCGTTTCCGAGAGGGAATGTCTGGGCTATTGCCGGGATCAGGCACTATCCGAGCCCCAACCACCAGCACCGGTAAGTTCTTTATCAGCAAAGACTACTGACAGTCtcaaaaaataaacatttcTCTTTCCTGCAGACCTACTCCGTGTGCACTCAGGCACCGGAGGCCGGAGAGTGCGATAATCATACCACGGCTTGGTTCTACGACAACGAGAAGATGGCCTGCACGGCCTTCACCTACAGCGGCTGTGGCGGAAACGGAAACCGCTTCGAGACGCGCGACCAGTGCGAGAGGCAGTGCGGCGAGTTCAAGGGAGTGGGTAAGTGTATGGATAGGGAACCTCATCTTTCAGGTGCTTTAATACTTTGCGTTAGAC
This region of Drosophila miranda strain MSH22 chromosome 2, D.miranda_PacBio2.1, whole genome shotgun sequence genomic DNA includes:
- the LOC108156582 gene encoding LOW QUALITY PROTEIN: papilin (The sequence of the model RefSeq protein was modified relative to this genomic sequence to represent the inferred CDS: inserted 2 bases in 2 codons) — its product is MDLSRRLCTTALIAFIVLAGIPDSQSRFPGLRQKRQYGANMYLPESSVTPGGEGDDPNEWTEWSSPSDCSRTCGGGVSYQTRECLRRDYNGEAECSGGNRRYYSCNTQDCPEEDPDFRALQCSRFDDQRFDGVMYEWVPYLGAPNPCELNCMPKGERFYYRQKEKVVDGTRCNDKDNDVCVNGQCMPVGCDMMLGSDAKEDKCRKCGGDGSTCKTIHNTYSSSDLAPGYNDLLLVPQGATNIKILETAPSNNYLACRNLSGHYHLNGNWRIDFPRPMFYADSWWNYQRKPMGFAAPDQLTCPGPISESIFIVMLVQEKNVSIDYEYSIPESLSHSQPDTHTWTHREFGPCSASCGGGTQSRKITCNNRVNLQEVDAALCEKESKPAEEQACGTEPCAPHWVEGEWSKCSKGCGSDGFQNRTVTCERISSDGEHTVEDDSVCLKEVGNKPATAQECNRDVKNCPKYHLGPWTPCDKLCGEGKQTRKATCFIKENGKKRVLPDEDCVEDKPEVEKTCLLTPCEGVDWIISQWSGCNACGQNTETRTAICGSKDGKEYPEEFCQPEVPSLSRPCKSPKCEAQWFSSEWSKCSSACGKGVQSRIVICGEFDGKTVTPATDDTKCNKETKPELEQDCEGEEKECPGEWFTGPWGQCSKPCGGGERTREVLCLANGTKALNCDESKLESISEKCNSEACTEDEILPLTSTDKPIEDDDEDDCDEDDMELVTDSLPGDQKISDGVDLDDDAKTESTLFTEELMLSDSPDTTAFDESASTGTTVEGSGDDESTTDSGISTEGSGDDEETSESSSDASTDVSGSTDASSSSESSDATSDAPASTVSDSSESTDQSTDVSGGSTDASSATESSSSVDTSESTDSSSSTDVPASTDVSGSTDTSDSTEASSSTDSSSESSDSSDKTSDTSESSTDAASSSASDSSDTTEGSTDSTDVSSSTESSSDSTSDGTSSSTDSSASTESTSEETTETTPETSTDTTESSTLDASSTTDSSSTSDASSSTDASSTSGASSESSSDGSSSDTTDTTPSSSSSGSDSTETTELSSDGSTTEGGSTVEGSTDVSSSDGSTESPESTLSTESTEAASTGSTESTEAGSSEGSTTEGSTVEDVSSSTSSSDATESTSTDSSSSTDVSGSTDQSESTESTDSGSSGSTDASESTESGGTTDTTESGPTEESTSEGSTDSTTEGSTDSSQSTELGSGTSDIWSSTDNEEESSTPNTWESAITKDKPRKCKPKKRDCVKSEYGCCPDGKTTPKGPFDEGCPIPKTCADTKYGCCLDGVSPAXGKNNKGCPKXQCAETLFGCCPDKFTAAEGEDNEGCPETTTVPPTTTTEESLPESTTEIEGSGGDSTQAPDLEGKSCSFAEFGCCPDAKTPAKGKNFEGCDAPAEGPKGCDQSEHGCCPDGRTPAAGPGGEGCAACTREQFGCCPDSETPAHGPNGEGCCLDTSFGCCPDNILAARGPNFEGCDCHYTPYGCCADKKTAARGYNQEGCACETTPHGCCPDKITAAKGPKFDGCPCETTQFGCCPDGLTFAKGPHHHGCHCTQTEFKCCEDDKTPAKGPNFEGCTCVESKFGCCPDGISSATDEKFGGCENVQEPPQKACALPKETGTCGNFSVKYYFDTNYGGCARFWYGGCDGNANRFETEAECKDTCQEYTGQHVCLLPKSVGPCQGFTKKWYFDTDRNRCEEFQYGGCYGTNNRFDSLEQCQGTCAVSESIPTCEQPVENGPCAGNYERWYYDNQTDICRPFTYGGCKGNKNNYPTEHACSYSCRQPGVLKEQCSLPKQTGDCSERHARWHFSESEKRCVPFYYTGCGGNKNSFPSLESCEDHCPRQVAKDICEIPAEVGECANYVTAWYYDTKDESCRQFYYGGCGGNENRFASEDACLARCEKKPEPPTPPPAPAPSTVDVCREPASVGDCDQYTLKWHFDGESGACRQFYYGGCAGNGNRFETESDCQARCVSPQAPPPETRRPAPPETREPPPSAAVHQCDQPAAAGDCDQYVLKWNFNATAGRCQQFYYGGCGGNDNRFESEQDCSARCAPSVDNRFGEPEPEPEEPRSEPDTAKCFLPAESGNCYDNETRWFYNSQEGLCDEFVYSGCGGNANSYATEEECQNECNDAQTTCSLPPVRGRCDDISRRWYFDERSGACHEFEFTGCRGNRNNFVSERECLGYCRDQALSEPQPPAPTYSVCTQAPEAGECDNHTTAWFYDNEKMACTAFTYSGCGGNGNRFETRDQCERQCGEFKGVDVCNEPVTTGPCTQWQTRYYFNRDSRTCEPFTYGGCDGTGNRFGDLYECQTVCIAAREPEPSVGTVKEICLLPLVTGRCNGPAVQERRWYYDDERGTCVSFIYSGCSGNQNNFRSFEACTNLCGRPVDNEIDNEIGQGRCESFENECRELRCPYGVRREADRSQPECTKCLCENPCESYSCPEGQQCAIEIANTGDRQFAPVCRDINKPGVCPGLAANASNCAQECYTDADCRGENKCCSDGCGYLCVQPARPTQRPSTRAPTVVYPGDSRAALEPKQPQELDVQTSIGGIAVLRCFATGNPVPNITWSLKNVVIDTNQGRYVLTSTGDLTIVQVRQTDDGTYVCVASNGLGEPVRREVALQVTEPVDTAAYVYGNKNITQIVQLNRPAVIRCPAGGYPQPHVSWWRNNNLFGNRERGRAEMARDFSLLFRSIQLSDLGLYTCEVYNKRGRPVSLRVTLKAVGPARALTNEDAQYLQYVIDPATAPVTQRPSYPYRPSRPVYVPPPTVNAQALVALDPKNSYSPGSTIALSCSVQGYPEPNVTWTKDNTPLYSNERIQITSQPHRLVVSDVSTEDTGIYGCKASNAFSYSVSKETVTIQSVIPVSPECIDNPFFANCKLIVKGRYCINQYYAQFCCRSCTLAGQIAQPHPNAL